One window of the bacterium genome contains the following:
- a CDS encoding YraN family protein translates to MSLWKPSEKPIGESGESLAAKFLRQEGLEILAVNYWTRAGEIDIVAKEGDTLVFVEVKTRSTTYVAHPEHAVTKKKQRTINRVAEQYMKKAGVLHKVNARFDIVSVVRDEQGDLKVENHFRRAFEAPKRSY, encoded by the coding sequence ATGAGCCTTTGGAAGCCTTCTGAGAAACCGATCGGCGAGTCGGGCGAGTCGCTGGCGGCCAAGTTTCTGCGGCAAGAGGGCCTGGAGATACTGGCGGTCAACTACTGGACGCGGGCCGGCGAGATAGACATCGTAGCCAAGGAGGGCGACACGCTCGTCTTCGTCGAGGTCAAAACACGCTCAACGACCTACGTGGCGCATCCAGAGCACGCGGTCACCAAGAAAAAGCAGCGAACAATTAACCGCGTGGCTGAGCAATACATGAAAAAGGCGGGCGTGCTGCACAAAGTGAACGCCCGTTTCGACATCGTCTCGGTCGTTAGGGATGAACAAGGCGATCTGAAGGTCGAGAACCATTTCCGAAGAGCATTCGAGGCACCGAAACGGTCGTATTGA
- a CDS encoding N-6 DNA methylase, with amino-acid sequence MTDALEPVELDRTKGYFTPSTVAEFMILNSEVRKDARIIDPAAGDGTFIQTLLRRGYRRVWGIEVMEDRAAELRERTKACNGFSILSGDALDLATLGSWAVGSFDVAIGNPPFSYRRSKISDERILANFELGRPNQAVEILFLERFIQLVRPSGLIRIILPMNIFANTTLQYVRDFILENLWIEAVVGLPRHTFGGTSAKTAILFGQKRGKSWGVRGDLWSQKRVKLASIPDVKSLPDLAGMTIDSPDEGLLASMVDIQTRMDPDYHFAGAGTSRIVERSTVPFAPLGELADVHTGFFKYGDTGHLVHSSVPRNRLERDKYIRLLKAKNLSIYGFRFGVDDFFIRKDEELFRPWACLNVGDVMVVRVGAGCVGRATCVIDEQYNGQADDWMLIVEHKRVNPAYLAFYLNSSIGRAFVMREAQGTGTLSISKGKLLKVQVPMLLENEQSELEAQVKKMYEAQRLGKLDRAKSIFSSLEKRLELLVLKQ; translated from the coding sequence GTGACAGATGCTCTCGAGCCGGTCGAACTGGACCGGACAAAGGGATATTTCACTCCGTCAACAGTTGCGGAGTTCATGATATTAAACAGCGAAGTTCGAAAGGACGCTCGCATAATTGATCCAGCCGCTGGTGACGGGACTTTCATTCAAACGCTTCTCAGACGCGGGTACCGTCGAGTTTGGGGCATTGAGGTCATGGAGGACCGCGCCGCCGAACTACGCGAGCGCACGAAGGCTTGCAATGGATTCAGCATTCTATCCGGCGACGCGCTTGACCTGGCAACTCTCGGCAGCTGGGCGGTGGGGTCGTTCGACGTGGCGATCGGTAACCCTCCGTTTTCGTACCGGCGCTCGAAAATAAGCGACGAGAGAATCCTTGCCAACTTTGAGCTTGGCCGACCCAACCAGGCAGTAGAGATTCTATTCCTCGAGCGCTTCATACAGCTTGTCCGCCCAAGTGGGCTTATCAGGATCATTTTGCCGATGAATATCTTCGCCAATACCACGCTGCAATATGTGCGCGATTTCATTTTAGAGAACCTCTGGATTGAGGCGGTGGTTGGGTTGCCCAGACACACGTTCGGGGGCACATCGGCTAAGACGGCGATTCTGTTTGGCCAGAAGAGAGGGAAGAGCTGGGGCGTGCGTGGCGACCTCTGGAGCCAAAAACGCGTCAAGTTGGCGAGCATCCCGGATGTCAAGTCGCTGCCCGACCTTGCGGGGATGACAATAGATAGCCCAGATGAGGGCCTGCTGGCCAGTATGGTGGACATTCAGACCAGAATGGACCCCGATTATCACTTCGCGGGGGCAGGAACGTCCCGGATAGTTGAACGCTCAACGGTTCCCTTTGCACCGCTGGGTGAGCTGGCCGATGTGCACACAGGGTTCTTCAAGTACGGCGATACTGGCCATCTCGTGCATTCGTCGGTTCCGAGGAATAGGCTGGAAAGGGACAAGTACATTCGACTGCTCAAGGCTAAGAACCTCTCAATCTACGGGTTCAGGTTCGGCGTGGATGACTTCTTCATAAGGAAGGACGAGGAGCTCTTCAGGCCTTGGGCATGCCTCAACGTTGGCGACGTCATGGTTGTGCGAGTCGGGGCAGGCTGCGTGGGGCGAGCGACGTGCGTGATAGATGAGCAATACAACGGCCAAGCAGACGATTGGATGCTCATCGTCGAGCACAAACGCGTGAACCCCGCATATCTCGCATTCTACCTAAACAGCTCAATCGGCAGAGCATTTGTTATGAGAGAGGCGCAGGGAACAGGAACGCTTAGCATCAGCAAGGGCAAGCTCCTGAAAGTTCAGGTCCCGATGCTGCTTGAGAACGAGCAAAGCGAGCTCGAGGCCCAGGTCAAGAAAATGTATGAGGCACAACGCCTCGGGAAATTGGACAGAGCTAAATCGATCTTCTCCTCGCTCGAAAAAAGGCTCGAGCTACTTGTCCTTAAGCAATAG
- a CDS encoding DNA polymerase ligase N-terminal domain-containing protein: MIKRDPLAAYRAKRDLGKTPEPLGGEKHDGAPVFVVQKHDASHLHYDLRLEIGGVLKSWAVPKGPSLDPKVKRLAIPTEDHPLDYADFEGVIPEGEYGAGTVMVWDIGTYRNLKSETQEAHSIDENYEQGHLEIYLDGKKLKGAFTMVRTKRGGAKPQWLLWKKKDDFADTGHDILIDEPNSAVTRRSLGQIAAQKGDQ, translated from the coding sequence GTGATAAAGCGTGACCCTCTTGCAGCATATCGAGCCAAGCGTGACCTCGGGAAGACGCCCGAGCCGCTCGGGGGTGAGAAACACGATGGCGCTCCGGTCTTCGTGGTTCAGAAGCACGATGCGAGCCATCTGCACTACGACCTTCGGCTCGAGATCGGCGGCGTGCTGAAATCCTGGGCTGTCCCGAAAGGCCCGTCGCTGGACCCGAAGGTGAAGCGGCTGGCGATCCCGACGGAGGACCATCCGCTTGACTACGCCGACTTCGAGGGCGTCATTCCCGAGGGGGAGTATGGGGCCGGCACGGTCATGGTTTGGGATATTGGGACCTATCGCAATCTGAAATCGGAGACCCAAGAGGCCCATTCAATTGACGAAAACTACGAACAAGGGCATCTCGAGATATACCTTGACGGGAAGAAGCTCAAGGGGGCCTTCACGATGGTCCGGACCAAACGAGGCGGCGCAAAGCCACAGTGGCTTCTATGGAAGAAGAAGGATGACTTCGCAGATACTGGCCACGACATTTTGATTGATGAGCCCAATTCCGCCGTCACCAGGCGGAGTCTTGGGCAAATAGCTGCCCAGAAGGGCGACCAGTAA
- a CDS encoding DUF4177 domain-containing protein: MKWEYKTLKLAATGFSGGKINQAKLERSINVLGSEDWELVTSFVTAQGSGYTKDVFLLFKREVGS, from the coding sequence ATGAAGTGGGAGTACAAGACGCTTAAACTAGCGGCCACTGGATTCTCTGGGGGGAAAATCAACCAGGCTAAACTGGAGAGGTCGATCAACGTGCTGGGCTCGGAAGATTGGGAGCTCGTAACGTCTTTTGTTACAGCGCAGGGCTCCGGTTACACGAAGGATGTTTTCCTTCTCTTCAAGCGAGAAGTTGGGTCGTGA
- a CDS encoding right-handed parallel beta-helix repeat-containing protein: protein MMNRATMLLVWGMFAVLTSLDVGATSYVSRDYYKVGDDCTYQIHDRSIVGEVVLGVSGLIGGDNCDGEPGGLPYIIESDIVVEPTAVLRIEPGVTIKFKDGPTNFTVYGTLIADGVLFTSNSMPPFPRDWSGIRFSGPGGAHSSLSNCVFEYGGASQNDVLALVQCEDGADITIENCEFRHSGLYGILADGASPKVIDCTFYGCERFPIYQRSLDSFPEYYGNVFIDNAYRGVLVASGTIERSGTWQNPGIPYVVSLFGDIGLLEIAQDATLTLEPGTTVKFISPEGRLDVYGELRAEGRPLQPVTFTSFTNDWAGGDSNGDGDSSAPAPGDFAGIRFLSGSSNSFLSCCAVSFAGQGRAPSASITLSIGANVLFNTCLIDHSLDTGLKMSSANPALLGCFFISNEIAVLCKNDSMPLIDHCSFFQNSEYAVKNESTSTEVQAQNCFWGDETGPADASNDTSTGGLYNPNGQGDRVSDGVDYSGFLQDAFWGPTFSIRANNTTFAVGDHFALYGAYANLEGERSLDVYVAVLMPTQDVIFYPTFGTVPNAVFVTLPALSSLPEFELFGLQIPGGIPLGDYYVFAAGCDLGTFEFVSNVAYSHFSIY from the coding sequence ATGATGAATCGAGCGACAATGTTGCTTGTTTGGGGCATGTTTGCGGTGCTGACGTCTCTCGATGTGGGGGCCACGAGCTACGTCTCCAGAGATTACTACAAGGTGGGCGACGATTGCACCTACCAGATACATGACCGAAGCATCGTTGGCGAGGTTGTCCTGGGCGTGAGCGGCCTCATCGGCGGCGACAACTGCGACGGCGAGCCAGGCGGGCTGCCATATATCATCGAATCGGACATCGTAGTCGAGCCCACTGCCGTGCTGCGTATCGAGCCGGGCGTTACGATCAAGTTCAAGGACGGACCCACGAACTTCACCGTCTATGGGACGCTGATTGCAGACGGTGTGCTCTTCACGAGCAACAGCATGCCACCATTTCCGCGCGACTGGTCTGGCATCAGGTTCTCAGGCCCCGGCGGCGCGCACAGTTCGCTTAGCAACTGCGTTTTCGAGTACGGAGGCGCAAGTCAGAATGACGTGCTTGCCCTTGTCCAGTGCGAGGACGGTGCGGACATCACCATCGAGAACTGCGAATTCAGGCACAGCGGGCTTTATGGCATTTTGGCCGACGGCGCCTCGCCGAAGGTCATCGACTGCACGTTTTACGGGTGCGAGAGGTTCCCGATCTATCAGCGCAGCCTCGACTCGTTCCCGGAGTATTACGGCAACGTGTTCATCGACAACGCTTACCGAGGCGTTCTTGTCGCCTCAGGCACGATCGAGCGATCGGGGACCTGGCAGAACCCGGGCATCCCCTACGTTGTGAGCCTATTCGGAGACATCGGGCTGCTCGAGATAGCCCAGGACGCGACGCTCACGCTCGAGCCGGGAACAACGGTCAAGTTCATCAGCCCAGAAGGGCGACTCGACGTTTATGGCGAGCTGCGTGCCGAGGGGAGACCGCTCCAACCTGTAACATTCACATCCTTCACCAACGACTGGGCTGGCGGCGATTCAAACGGAGACGGCGACAGTTCGGCGCCAGCGCCGGGCGACTTCGCCGGGATCAGGTTCCTTTCCGGCTCCTCTAATTCTTTCCTGTCCTGCTGTGCGGTGTCGTTTGCTGGCCAGGGCAGAGCCCCAAGCGCCTCAATCACTCTCTCGATCGGGGCCAACGTGCTCTTCAACACGTGTCTGATCGACCACTCGCTCGACACCGGCCTGAAGATGTCATCCGCCAATCCCGCCCTGCTCGGATGCTTCTTCATCAGCAACGAGATAGCGGTTCTATGCAAGAACGATTCAATGCCGTTGATCGACCACTGCTCCTTCTTTCAGAACAGCGAGTATGCCGTCAAGAACGAGAGTACAAGCACCGAAGTCCAGGCGCAAAACTGCTTCTGGGGCGATGAGACAGGGCCGGCCGACGCCTCCAACGATACCTCGACCGGTGGGCTTTACAACCCCAACGGACAGGGAGACCGCGTCTCGGACGGCGTCGATTACTCGGGCTTCCTTCAGGACGCATTCTGGGGCCCTACTTTCTCCATAAGAGCGAACAACACCACATTCGCGGTAGGCGACCATTTTGCTCTTTACGGGGCATACGCCAACCTTGAGGGGGAGCGCTCACTTGACGTCTATGTCGCGGTCCTTATGCCAACGCAGGACGTCATCTTCTACCCCACGTTTGGAACTGTTCCGAACGCGGTCTTTGTGACGCTGCCCGCACTGTCGTCGCTTCCAGAGTTCGAGCTCTTCGGCCTGCAAATACCGGGCGGCATCCCGCTGGGCGACTACTACGTATTCGCAGCGGGCTGCGACCTGGGCACCTTCGAGTTCGTGTCCAACGTAGCATATTCTCACTTCAGCATTTATTAG
- a CDS encoding SPOR domain-containing protein produces MAEKDRTREGAEKNEPEADNGLLEKDEADAQGEGNLDESVEPEIGSSEVEEHYKGPVRYHLTLRARDLYLLVFGAALVIFAAFTLGAIVGRYLGPYPNQQVTAGLERQDLFNEGKEQTVEPTPDSTQKPAPSPSMKHEATSKPQSSSSEPFHVQKGEKLLSLIATPTESPKATPTPRARRTPVAIATATPSPKPTDKARQVPKKETKTTARGKTPIGKKASSSAKKSSVSTYYSVQVGAFKRRTNAQREVNNLKRLGFYGWIKPPTKRVHFYCVLVGKKKSAAERAPLVKKLRKAGYKSVLLKTFHEMQ; encoded by the coding sequence ATGGCTGAGAAAGACAGGACCCGCGAAGGGGCTGAGAAAAACGAGCCGGAGGCTGATAACGGGTTGCTAGAAAAGGATGAAGCGGACGCACAGGGCGAAGGTAATCTGGACGAAAGCGTTGAGCCTGAAATCGGCAGCAGTGAAGTAGAAGAACATTACAAGGGGCCGGTGAGGTATCACCTCACGTTAAGGGCTCGCGACCTATACCTCCTGGTGTTTGGCGCCGCACTGGTTATATTCGCCGCCTTCACGCTTGGAGCCATCGTCGGACGCTATTTGGGGCCCTATCCTAACCAGCAGGTTACGGCGGGGCTCGAGCGGCAGGACCTTTTCAACGAGGGAAAGGAACAGACAGTGGAGCCTACGCCCGACTCGACGCAGAAGCCGGCGCCAAGCCCCAGCATGAAGCACGAGGCAACCAGCAAACCCCAGAGCAGCTCGTCTGAGCCGTTTCACGTCCAAAAAGGCGAGAAGCTCTTGTCGCTGATTGCCACCCCAACCGAGTCTCCAAAGGCAACGCCGACACCACGAGCGAGGCGAACGCCGGTAGCCATCGCCACGGCCACGCCTAGTCCCAAGCCGACCGATAAGGCCCGCCAGGTCCCGAAAAAGGAGACGAAGACCACCGCCCGGGGGAAAACCCCAATCGGCAAGAAAGCCAGCAGCAGCGCCAAGAAGAGTTCCGTGAGTACCTATTACTCCGTTCAAGTTGGGGCCTTCAAGCGCCGAACGAACGCCCAGCGCGAAGTGAACAATCTCAAGCGTCTAGGATTTTACGGATGGATAAAACCACCCACCAAGCGTGTGCATTTCTATTGCGTTCTCGTCGGCAAGAAGAAGTCCGCCGCCGAGCGTGCCCCCCTCGTCAAAAAACTCAGAAAAGCCGGATATAAGAGCGTTCTGCTAAAAACATTTCACGAGATGCAATGA
- the lipA gene encoding lipoyl synthase: MSLRPHLPPWLRTTFRFTPEVRQTKRMLRNLVLHTVCEEARCPNIAECFSHGTATFMIMGNVCIRNCAFCGCQKGSPESLEPMEPINVARATRQLGLGHCVVTSVTRDDLHDKGASHFAQTIEAIRELNPDTTVEVLTPDFAGEPEAIEEVVEARPDVFNHNVETIPRLYSSVRPGADYDMSLGLLAMVKQMDPSIITKSGLMVGLSETIKEVEAVFADLASAGVDAVTVGQYMQPALRNVQVSKYYEPDAFDYLAERGRSLGIKRVLAGPLVRSSYKAAELMKTIRSEFP, translated from the coding sequence ATGAGTCTCAGGCCGCACCTGCCACCTTGGCTGCGGACCACATTCAGGTTCACGCCCGAGGTTCGCCAGACCAAGAGAATGCTCCGCAACCTCGTTCTGCACACTGTTTGTGAGGAGGCGCGATGTCCAAACATTGCGGAATGCTTCTCGCATGGGACTGCGACGTTCATGATTATGGGTAACGTGTGCATACGCAACTGCGCCTTTTGCGGCTGTCAGAAAGGCAGTCCAGAGAGCCTTGAGCCAATGGAGCCTATCAACGTGGCCCGCGCAACGAGGCAGCTGGGTCTTGGGCACTGCGTCGTTACGTCCGTCACGAGGGATGACCTGCACGACAAAGGAGCATCACATTTCGCACAGACGATTGAGGCGATAAGAGAGCTTAATCCGGACACGACCGTCGAGGTGCTAACGCCAGACTTTGCGGGCGAGCCCGAAGCCATCGAGGAGGTCGTCGAGGCGAGGCCGGATGTGTTCAACCACAACGTCGAGACAATTCCACGCCTCTATTCAAGCGTGCGGCCAGGGGCGGACTACGACATGTCGCTCGGCTTGCTCGCCATGGTGAAGCAGATGGACCCGAGCATTATTACGAAATCAGGGCTCATGGTTGGACTTTCCGAGACCATCAAAGAGGTCGAGGCAGTCTTTGCGGACCTCGCCTCGGCGGGCGTAGATGCTGTAACAGTCGGCCAGTACATGCAGCCCGCCCTTCGGAACGTTCAGGTCTCCAAGTACTACGAGCCGGATGCTTTTGACTATCTTGCTGAGCGAGGCAGGTCTTTGGGGATCAAACGTGTGCTCGCAGGGCCGCTCGTTAGAAGTTCCTACAAAGCAGCGGAGCTCATGAAAACGATTAGGAGCGAGTTTCCATGA